The Anastrepha ludens isolate Willacy chromosome X, idAnaLude1.1, whole genome shotgun sequence genome includes a window with the following:
- the LOC128869350 gene encoding long-chain-fatty-acid--CoA ligase 5-like isoform X1, with translation MFSSSGRTTIASRAHFRCYACNNPQVKELMLNWGKQSGLKSFEQVKDIYLHPDPFSVQNGLLTPTFKAKRPQLNKTVRETP, from the exons ATGTTCTCAAGCAGTGGGCGAACGACAATCGCATCAAGGGCACACTTTCGGTGCTATGCATGCAATAATCCACAAGTAAAAGAACTCATGCTGAATTGGGGTAAGCAGAGCGGACTGAAATCCTTCGAACAG GTCAAGGATATATATTTGCATCCCGATCCGTTTTCGGTACAAAATGGACTACTCACACCAACATTCAAAGCGAAGCGGCCACAATTGAACAAAACAGTGCGAGAAACCCCGTAG
- the LOC128869350 gene encoding long-chain-fatty-acid--CoA ligase 5-like isoform X2, with product MEYFASQNTGEVCVRGSNVFHGYYKDPEKTAEAVDSEGWHHTGDHRKHIFKLSQGEYIVPEKIDCTFTERALRAAS from the exons ATGGAGTATTTCGCCAGTCAAAACACTGGGGAGGTGTGCGTGCGCGGTTCTAACGTATTCCACGG TTATTACAAAGATCCCGAGAAAACTGCTGAGGCTGTTGACTCTGAAGGCTGGCACCACACGGGCGATCATCGCAAACACATTTTCAAGCTAAGCCAGGGCGAATATATTGTACCGGAGAAGATTGATTGTACGTTTACGGAGAGAGCCTTAAG AGCTGCATCATAG